A single region of the Chthoniobacterales bacterium genome encodes:
- the hisF gene encoding imidazole glycerol phosphate synthase subunit HisF: MLTKRIIPCLDVTGGRVVKGTKFLELRDAGDPVECAKAYDAQGADELVFLDITASSDDRATMVDVVERTASECFMPLTVGGGIRSVEDMKIMLLAGADKVSVNTSAIQRPELVREGAERFGSQCIVVAIDARRRPGGGWTVYTHGGRNPTDLEAVAWAKRVADLGAGEILLTSMDADGTKEGYDMDLVRSVSQAVSIPVIASGGAGKLEHMADVLLQAGADAVLAASIFHFGEYTVGDVKKFLAARGVPVRLAESASR; this comes from the coding sequence GTGCTGACAAAAAGAATCATCCCCTGCCTTGACGTGACCGGCGGGAGAGTCGTGAAAGGAACGAAATTTCTAGAACTCCGCGATGCGGGCGATCCGGTCGAGTGCGCCAAGGCCTACGATGCGCAGGGCGCGGACGAGTTGGTGTTTCTCGACATCACCGCATCGTCGGATGACCGTGCCACAATGGTCGATGTGGTCGAGCGGACCGCGTCCGAGTGCTTCATGCCGCTCACTGTGGGTGGCGGAATCCGCTCGGTCGAGGATATGAAAATCATGCTGCTTGCCGGTGCGGACAAAGTCAGCGTGAACACCTCGGCCATCCAGCGTCCTGAGTTGGTGCGGGAAGGCGCGGAACGGTTCGGATCGCAATGCATCGTGGTGGCGATCGACGCACGGCGGCGTCCCGGGGGTGGGTGGACTGTTTACACGCACGGTGGCCGGAATCCGACGGATCTCGAGGCCGTGGCCTGGGCCAAGCGCGTCGCCGACCTCGGCGCGGGCGAAATTCTGCTCACCAGCATGGATGCCGACGGAACCAAGGAGGGTTATGACATGGACTTGGTGCGGTCCGTGAGCCAAGCGGTGAGCATTCCCGTGATTGCCAGCGGGGGTGCGGGAAAGCTCGAACACATGGCCGACGTTTTGCTCCAAGCGGGAGCGGATGCCGTCCTAGCCGCCAGCATTTTCCATTTCGGCGAATACACGGTGGGCGATGTGAAAAAATTTCTCGCGGCGAGAGGGGTTCCGGTCCGTTTGGCCGAGTCCGCGTCCCGCTGA
- a CDS encoding metal-dependent transcriptional regulator: MGAKREDTKPHSPHLQHALKHLHESEYGGTHATNASLAGATGLSLERAAELAGELSGAGLAVSSAAGLQLTEAGREQARRIVRAHRIYETYLAHQTGVTSDKWHRHADHAEHRLSARDVDALADRLGRPRYDPHGDPIPTREGTLPPRRGEPLDAASAGSNVVVTHLEDEPEGFYRRAAALGIVAGARLHLIARTPGLLRLRIEDRECDLPLDVAGAIQVEPCAPPPPMRALSSLRTGEAAKVVGLSPSIIGGERRRLLDLGLVPGTLVERDFDSMLGSPTAYRVRGATIALRKEQSDRIFVEA; this comes from the coding sequence ATGGGCGCCAAACGTGAGGATACCAAACCCCACTCGCCGCACCTGCAGCATGCGCTCAAGCATCTGCACGAGTCCGAATACGGTGGCACACACGCCACCAACGCAAGCCTCGCCGGCGCAACCGGACTTTCCCTCGAGCGCGCCGCCGAACTCGCAGGCGAACTCTCCGGCGCCGGGCTCGCGGTTTCCTCGGCCGCGGGCCTGCAACTCACCGAAGCCGGACGCGAACAGGCGCGGCGCATCGTGCGTGCCCACCGCATCTACGAAACCTACCTCGCCCACCAAACGGGGGTGACGAGCGACAAGTGGCACCGCCACGCGGACCACGCGGAGCATCGACTTTCCGCGCGCGACGTCGATGCGCTCGCCGACCGACTCGGCCGCCCGCGCTACGACCCCCACGGCGATCCCATCCCCACGCGCGAAGGCACGCTGCCGCCGCGCCGGGGAGAACCGTTGGACGCCGCAAGCGCAGGAAGCAATGTTGTCGTCACTCACCTCGAAGACGAACCCGAGGGATTTTACCGCCGCGCGGCCGCCCTCGGCATCGTGGCCGGAGCACGCCTGCATTTGATCGCACGCACCCCGGGGTTGCTTCGGCTGCGCATCGAGGACCGCGAGTGCGATCTGCCGCTCGACGTGGCGGGTGCCATCCAGGTCGAGCCTTGCGCGCCTCCGCCACCCATGCGCGCGCTGTCCTCGTTGCGCACCGGCGAAGCGGCCAAGGTTGTCGGACTTTCCCCGTCCATCATCGGAGGCGAACGCCGCCGCCTTCTCGACCTCGGGCTCGTTCCCGGCACGCTCGTGGAGCGCGACTTCGACAGCATGCTCGGGAGCCCCACGGCTTACCGCGTCCGCGGGGCGACCATCGCCCTGCGCAAAGAGCAATCGGACCGCATTTTCGTGGAGGCCTGA
- a CDS encoding PAS domain-containing protein has translation MKRAFLDKILARLRRIQPEEVEAFFVELARDKRFLETIFNAIREGVIVTDTAGTVIYMNDAAGMLFGLDPAAALGRPLAENISGLRWKELAQGREVVTRDIEVFHPGHRILNFYVVPLMAEDDDRPGDRQHVGYALIMRDFTERHRAAQETLESERIAALQLLAAGVAHEIGNPLNSLTIHLQLLERRLRKIPEEERAQFTQPLSVAQEEIKRLDSIVTQFLRAIRPAPLQRAPNDLNSLVRDAAAFLAPELKSRNVLLELDLAPGLPVLDVDQDQLKQAFYNIIKNASEAMKQGGLLKIRTGSDGEWVNVTFADTGGGMTQEAMARVFEPYFTTKKTGSGLGLMITQRIVRAHGGEVVLESDPGRGLRLTIRLPRRDRQVQMLPPAPLPLPAPPPSPDATR, from the coding sequence ATGAAACGCGCTTTCCTCGACAAAATCCTCGCCCGCCTCCGCCGCATCCAGCCGGAGGAAGTCGAGGCGTTTTTCGTCGAACTCGCCCGCGACAAGCGTTTCCTCGAAACCATCTTCAACGCCATCAGGGAAGGCGTCATCGTGACCGACACCGCCGGCACGGTCATCTACATGAACGATGCGGCGGGCATGCTCTTCGGACTCGACCCTGCCGCGGCACTCGGTCGCCCCCTCGCGGAAAACATCAGCGGTCTGCGCTGGAAAGAACTCGCACAGGGCCGCGAAGTCGTCACCCGCGACATCGAGGTCTTTCATCCCGGCCACCGCATCCTCAATTTTTACGTCGTCCCGCTCATGGCCGAGGACGACGACAGACCAGGAGACCGCCAGCACGTCGGCTACGCGTTGATCATGCGGGATTTCACCGAGCGCCACCGCGCGGCGCAGGAAACCCTCGAGAGCGAGCGCATAGCCGCCTTGCAACTTCTTGCCGCCGGCGTCGCCCATGAAATCGGCAACCCGCTCAATTCCCTGACCATCCACCTCCAACTCCTCGAACGCCGCCTGCGAAAAATACCCGAAGAAGAACGAGCACAGTTCACCCAACCGCTGTCCGTCGCCCAGGAGGAAATCAAACGCCTCGACAGCATCGTCACCCAATTCCTCCGCGCCATCCGCCCCGCCCCTTTGCAGCGCGCGCCGAACGACCTCAACTCGCTCGTGCGCGATGCCGCCGCCTTCCTCGCCCCCGAACTCAAATCGCGCAATGTCCTCCTCGAACTCGACCTCGCACCCGGACTCCCGGTTCTCGACGTTGACCAGGACCAACTCAAGCAGGCGTTCTACAACATCATCAAAAACGCCAGCGAAGCGATGAAGCAGGGCGGTTTGCTGAAAATCCGCACCGGCTCCGACGGCGAGTGGGTCAACGTCACCTTTGCCGACACCGGAGGAGGCATGACGCAGGAGGCCATGGCCCGCGTATTCGAGCCCTACTTCACGACAAAAAAAACAGGCAGCGGCCTCGGCCTCATGATCACCCAGCGCATCGTCCGCGCACATGGCGGCGAAGTTGTGCTGGAGAGCGATCCCGGCAGGGGACTGCGGCTGACCATCAGGCTGCCCCGTCGCGACCGCCAGGTGCAGATGTTGCCCCCCGCGCCGCTCCCGTTGCCCGCACCCCCGCCATCGCCGGACGCGACAAGATAG
- the pepF gene encoding oligoendopeptidase F translates to MSARSTEPAVKRVPTRDEIPETDRWDLAHLYADDTAWEKEFADLQQRYPQIARFRGHLAGSPASLLAALEFEKSIDQPLERLATYASLRVSENASDPVFLEREARLQNLHTDIVEKCSFISPELMAIPDERFATLAAAPELAPWRTVLERLRRFKPHTLAENEERLLAMSSQPLAGHEETFSQLTNVDLKFGLITDARGQQVELSQSSFSSFLVRPDRDLRRRAFHQFYEEFSDHKFTLASTLASSVRTDVFQAKARNYPSALAAALFRNNIPTAVYDNLISTVRANLAPLCRYYELRRRALGIDEIHHYDTYVPIVPKITTHLTFDEAIDRTIAAVAPLGAEYARELEAGLRGRWCDRYESKGKRSGAFSSGCYGSPPYILMNYKPDVFADMFTLAHEAGHSMHTWYAQRHQTFQDHHYPIFLAEVASTFNEELLTHHLLGQTDDPQMKAYLLNRQIDDLRGTIYRQTMFAEFEKIIHERQEAGEALTLDTLTKIYHELLVAYFGPDFTLDPQLDLECLRIPHFYSAFYVYQYSTGMSAAIALSRQVLETGDPTRYLGFLQSGGKQYPIETLQAAGVDMTSPAPVEAALALFARRVDELAGLLGIDLDEKSRVA, encoded by the coding sequence ATGTCAGCCCGCTCCACCGAACCCGCCGTCAAACGCGTCCCCACCCGGGACGAAATCCCGGAAACCGACCGCTGGGATCTCGCGCATCTCTACGCCGACGACACCGCGTGGGAAAAAGAGTTCGCGGATCTGCAGCAGCGCTATCCGCAGATCGCCCGATTCCGCGGCCATCTGGCCGGGTCCCCCGCCTCGCTTCTGGCCGCGCTTGAATTCGAAAAGAGCATCGACCAGCCCCTCGAGCGCCTCGCCACCTACGCCAGCCTGCGCGTCAGCGAAAACGCCTCGGATCCGGTTTTTCTCGAACGCGAGGCGCGCCTGCAAAACCTCCATACCGACATCGTGGAGAAGTGCTCTTTCATCAGCCCCGAGTTGATGGCCATTCCCGACGAGCGCTTCGCCACGCTCGCGGCCGCGCCCGAACTCGCCCCTTGGCGCACGGTGCTTGAACGTTTGCGCCGCTTCAAACCGCACACCCTCGCGGAAAACGAAGAGCGCCTCCTCGCCATGAGTTCGCAACCCTTGGCCGGACACGAAGAAACCTTTTCCCAGCTCACCAATGTCGACCTCAAGTTCGGCCTCATCACCGATGCGCGGGGGCAACAGGTCGAACTCAGCCAGAGCAGTTTCAGCTCGTTTCTGGTCAGACCCGACCGCGACCTGCGCCGGCGCGCGTTCCACCAATTTTACGAGGAGTTCTCCGACCATAAATTCACGCTCGCCAGCACGCTTGCCAGCTCCGTCCGCACCGATGTCTTCCAAGCCAAGGCGCGCAACTATCCGTCCGCCCTTGCCGCCGCCCTCTTCCGCAACAACATCCCGACGGCTGTCTATGACAACCTCATCTCGACAGTCCGCGCCAATCTCGCCCCGCTCTGCCGCTACTACGAACTCCGCCGCCGCGCTCTCGGCATCGACGAGATCCATCATTACGACACCTATGTTCCGATCGTTCCGAAAATCACCACGCACCTGACTTTCGATGAAGCCATCGACCGCACCATCGCGGCCGTTGCACCGCTCGGCGCGGAATACGCGCGCGAACTCGAGGCAGGACTGCGCGGCCGCTGGTGCGACCGCTACGAGTCGAAAGGCAAACGCAGCGGCGCCTTCTCCAGCGGATGTTACGGGTCCCCGCCCTACATCCTTATGAATTACAAACCGGATGTCTTCGCCGACATGTTCACGCTCGCCCACGAAGCTGGACACTCCATGCACACGTGGTATGCCCAGAGGCACCAGACTTTCCAGGATCACCATTACCCGATCTTCCTTGCCGAGGTCGCCTCGACCTTCAACGAGGAACTGCTGACCCATCACCTGCTCGGTCAGACGGACGATCCGCAAATGAAAGCGTATCTCCTCAACCGACAGATCGACGACCTGCGGGGCACGATTTACCGGCAAACCATGTTCGCGGAATTCGAGAAGATCATCCACGAGCGGCAGGAGGCAGGCGAGGCCCTGACACTCGACACGCTCACCAAGATCTATCACGAACTTCTCGTCGCGTATTTCGGCCCGGACTTCACCCTCGATCCGCAGCTCGACCTCGAGTGCCTGCGCATTCCTCATTTCTACAGCGCGTTCTACGTTTACCAATATTCCACCGGGATGAGCGCCGCCATTGCCCTCTCGCGGCAAGTCCTCGAAACCGGCGATCCGACACGCTATCTGGGCTTCCTCCAGTCCGGCGGCAAGCAATACCCGATCGAGACGCTCCAAGCCGCCGGCGTGGACATGACCTCCCCCGCCCCCGTCGAAGCGGCCCTCGCTCTGTTCGCCCGGCGCGTTGACGAACTGGCCGGTTTGCTCGGCATCGATCTCGACGAAAAATCCCGCGTGGCATGA
- a CDS encoding 8-amino-7-oxononanoate synthase, translated as MFEEFLQQSLADLETRHRLRRLRVSDLPAGPLVRFGGKTLHNFASNDYLGLAAHPDVIGAALEATREFGAGTGASRLVTGTQKPHCDLEEKIASFKSTASALVFSNGYAASIGTLQALAGKDDVVLLDKLSHACLVDGARLSGAALRPFHHNDADHLDHHLRWAREKHPQARVFIVTESVFSMDGDLAPLRDIVDLKDRYGATLILDEAHATGVLGRGGRGLADKLGLSNRIEVQMGTLGKALGSSGGYIAGSRALVDFLVNRARSFIFSTAAPASTAAAASAALDISSGPEGDKRRAKLRELAAHFDPAPAAAIHPLTIGAEDDTLRASEQMAQLGFHVPAIRPPTVPNGTSRLRVSLSAAHDSEVVRTLAAALRAVANPVNPAAGNPDTVCPVCGATLISEKCKVVCRSATCGYRIVFNCSEF; from the coding sequence ATGTTCGAAGAATTCCTGCAACAATCCCTCGCCGATCTCGAGACGCGGCATAGACTTCGCCGGCTCCGCGTTTCCGATCTGCCCGCCGGCCCGCTCGTGCGCTTCGGGGGAAAAACGCTGCACAATTTCGCCTCCAACGACTACCTCGGCCTCGCCGCTCATCCCGATGTCATCGGCGCCGCCCTCGAAGCCACGCGCGAATTCGGTGCCGGCACCGGGGCTTCGCGTCTTGTCACCGGCACGCAAAAGCCCCACTGCGATCTGGAAGAAAAAATTGCGTCCTTCAAAAGCACCGCCTCGGCACTCGTTTTCAGCAACGGCTACGCGGCGAGCATCGGCACATTGCAGGCGCTGGCCGGCAAAGACGATGTCGTCCTCCTGGACAAATTGAGCCATGCCTGTCTCGTCGATGGCGCGCGCCTGAGCGGTGCGGCACTGCGCCCTTTCCACCACAACGACGCGGACCACCTCGACCATCATCTCAGGTGGGCGCGCGAAAAGCATCCGCAAGCCCGCGTTTTCATCGTCACGGAATCTGTCTTCAGCATGGACGGCGATCTTGCGCCGCTGCGCGACATCGTCGATTTGAAAGACCGCTACGGCGCCACCCTTATTCTCGACGAAGCCCACGCCACCGGTGTTCTGGGACGCGGCGGACGCGGTCTCGCCGACAAACTCGGACTTTCCAACCGCATCGAAGTGCAAATGGGAACGCTGGGCAAAGCCCTCGGCAGTTCCGGCGGTTACATCGCCGGCTCGCGCGCACTCGTCGATTTCCTCGTCAACCGTGCGCGCAGCTTCATCTTCTCCACCGCAGCCCCGGCCTCGACCGCCGCCGCAGCTTCCGCCGCACTCGACATCAGCTCCGGACCCGAAGGCGACAAACGCCGCGCCAAACTGCGCGAACTGGCCGCGCACTTTGACCCCGCACCGGCCGCGGCCATCCATCCCTTGACCATCGGCGCGGAAGACGACACGCTCCGCGCCTCGGAACAAATGGCACAGCTGGGGTTTCACGTGCCGGCCATCAGGCCGCCCACCGTGCCGAACGGAACCTCGCGCCTGCGCGTCAGCCTGTCCGCCGCCCACGATTCGGAGGTGGTGCGCACCCTCGCCGCCGCCCTGCGCGCCGTCGCAAACCCGGTCAATCCCGCCGCCGGCAATCCGGACACCGTGTGCCCGGTCTGCGGCGCGACGCTGATCTCGGAAAAATGCAAAGTTGTCTGCCGCAGCGCAACCTGCGGCTACCGAATTGTTTTCAATTGCTCGGAATTCTGA
- a CDS encoding prevent-host-death protein, producing MKSAVVADLRNNFAGISRWSEAGEELEITKRGRKFARPVPASLPVGGSIAKWPDLSAWRRRVFPKGSGPAPAEEIVSYERGES from the coding sequence ATGAAGTCGGCGGTCGTGGCTGACCTGCGCAACAATTTCGCGGGCATTTCGCGGTGGAGCGAGGCGGGCGAGGAGCTGGAGATCACCAAGCGGGGGCGAAAATTCGCGCGACCGGTCCCGGCGTCGCTCCCCGTGGGCGGGTCGATTGCGAAATGGCCAGATCTCTCGGCCTGGCGGAGGCGTGTTTTTCCGAAGGGTTCGGGGCCGGCCCCGGCCGAGGAAATCGTGAGCTACGAACGCGGCGAGTCATGA
- a CDS encoding type II toxin-antitoxin system VapC family toxin, with product MSLAYADSPIVVKRYLDEPGSDEAEDVLRGLGIPLAFTPLHEVEVPNAFYLKRFRGEITAVQESAVLAELCSDLRRGLLRRPDFLDLQKVFIRAAVLAENSASAKLRRPRGCGSCRGL from the coding sequence ATGAGCCTTGCCTACGCGGATTCCCCGATCGTCGTCAAAAGATACCTCGATGAGCCCGGTTCGGACGAGGCGGAAGACGTTTTGCGGGGCTTGGGCATCCCGCTGGCTTTTACCCCGCTCCACGAGGTCGAGGTTCCCAACGCGTTTTATTTGAAAAGATTCCGGGGCGAAATCACGGCGGTGCAGGAGAGTGCCGTTTTGGCCGAATTGTGCAGCGACTTGCGCCGGGGTTTGCTCAGGCGGCCGGATTTCCTTGATTTGCAGAAAGTTTTTATTCGCGCCGCGGTGCTGGCGGAAAACAGCGCCAGCGCAAAGTTGCGGCGTCCGAGGGGTTGCGGGTCATGCCGCGGACTTTGA
- a CDS encoding N-acetyl-gamma-glutamyl-phosphate reductase has translation MQKVKAAIVGASGYSGEELVALLARHPRVGVVAVTSRQSAGRTLAEVFPRMAGSDIAAMRFVEPSVEALKKSGATTVFLALPHGLAAEFAAPLRSAGIQVVDLSADFRLKSAEVFAEFYGGKHPAPELLAESVYALPEICGEKALKDAGLLACPGCYPTSILVPLVPLLRRKLLDASSIVINSLSGVSGAGRKAEVSYLFAECNESLRAYGVPKHRHLSEIEQELALAAGSAVTVSFTPHLVPVTRGMISTIVVPPDNGADAGAVEKAWAEDYAGRPFIRMVPHLPDSKHVAGTNFVDIAVRHDPRTGRLLLFSALDNLGKGAAGQAVQAFNMSQAWDERTGLL, from the coding sequence ATGCAAAAAGTGAAGGCAGCCATTGTCGGCGCGAGCGGCTACTCCGGCGAGGAGTTGGTCGCCTTGCTTGCGCGGCATCCGCGGGTCGGGGTCGTGGCGGTGACGTCACGGCAGTCGGCGGGCCGGACTTTGGCGGAAGTCTTTCCGAGAATGGCCGGTTCGGACATTGCCGCCATGAGATTTGTCGAGCCTTCGGTCGAGGCGCTGAAAAAATCCGGCGCGACGACGGTATTCCTCGCATTGCCGCACGGACTGGCGGCGGAGTTTGCCGCGCCTTTGCGGTCGGCCGGAATCCAAGTGGTCGATCTCAGCGCGGACTTCCGGCTCAAGTCGGCCGAGGTCTTTGCGGAGTTTTACGGCGGGAAGCATCCGGCGCCGGAGTTGTTGGCGGAATCGGTCTATGCGCTGCCGGAGATTTGCGGTGAGAAAGCGCTCAAAGACGCCGGCTTGCTCGCGTGCCCGGGGTGTTATCCGACGAGCATTTTGGTCCCGCTTGTTCCGCTCTTGCGGCGGAAGCTGCTCGATGCGTCCTCGATCGTGATCAACAGCCTCAGCGGTGTGAGCGGCGCGGGTCGGAAGGCCGAGGTTTCCTACCTTTTTGCGGAATGCAACGAAAGCCTGCGTGCTTACGGTGTGCCGAAGCACCGGCATCTTTCCGAGATCGAGCAGGAGCTTGCCCTTGCCGCCGGCTCTGCCGTCACTGTCAGTTTCACACCGCACCTCGTGCCCGTGACACGGGGTATGATCTCGACGATCGTCGTCCCGCCGGACAACGGCGCTGATGCCGGCGCGGTTGAAAAAGCTTGGGCTGAGGACTACGCCGGGAGGCCTTTCATCCGCATGGTGCCGCATCTGCCGGACTCCAAACACGTCGCGGGAACGAACTTCGTTGATATCGCGGTGCGTCACGATCCGCGCACCGGCCGGTTGCTGCTCTTCAGCGCGCTGGACAATCTCGGCAAAGGCGCCGCAGGACAGGCCGTGCAGGCATTCAACATGTCGCAAGCATGGGACGAAAGGACGGGCTTGCTGTGA
- the argJ gene encoding bifunctional glutamate N-acetyltransferase/amino-acid acetyltransferase ArgJ, which produces MGRKDGLAVSSIKAIKGGVTAAKGFRASAVFAGIKATNKGRDDMALVASEVPSVGAGVFTTNRVKAAPVRVSMAHLRSPSTCAVLLNSGNANACTGPCGIAAAKSLASSMAEALDCGVRRVLVCSTGRIGVALPVEKMSAKLPELAVRLSAKGGPSAARAIMTSDSFPKEYAVEVRGHGGTFRIGGMAKGAGMINPNMATMLCVITTDAKISKGTLQNALHHAVERTFNRITVDGDMSTNDTVLALANGASGGSSIKSGSPEYMLFVEALGEVCLRLAHMIVEDGEGVSKFVTVQVRGASSLQAARKVAEAVANSVLVKCAWAGNDPNWGRILDAAGYSGVRIREELVDIYYDGVAAVRGGTAAPTPKEKLVEAVSRKKFTVTVDLHQGRAFYTVYTTDLTEKFVELNLSE; this is translated from the coding sequence ATGGGACGAAAGGACGGGCTTGCTGTGAGTTCGATCAAAGCGATCAAAGGCGGTGTGACCGCAGCCAAAGGCTTTCGCGCATCCGCGGTTTTTGCCGGCATCAAAGCCACGAACAAGGGGCGCGACGACATGGCGCTCGTCGCATCGGAAGTGCCCTCGGTCGGCGCCGGAGTTTTTACCACCAACCGCGTCAAGGCGGCCCCTGTCCGCGTGTCGATGGCGCATCTGCGCTCGCCTTCCACCTGCGCCGTTCTTCTCAACAGCGGCAACGCCAATGCTTGCACCGGGCCGTGCGGGATCGCCGCGGCAAAATCTCTCGCCTCCTCGATGGCGGAAGCGCTCGACTGCGGCGTGCGCCGCGTGCTCGTGTGCTCCACCGGGCGCATCGGTGTGGCGCTTCCGGTCGAAAAAATGTCGGCCAAGCTTCCGGAGTTGGCGGTGCGGCTCTCGGCCAAGGGCGGCCCATCGGCGGCGCGGGCCATCATGACCAGCGACAGTTTTCCCAAGGAATACGCGGTCGAGGTGCGCGGGCACGGCGGGACGTTCCGCATCGGCGGCATGGCCAAAGGCGCGGGTATGATCAATCCCAACATGGCCACCATGCTTTGCGTGATCACGACCGACGCGAAGATTTCCAAAGGCACGCTGCAAAACGCGCTGCACCATGCCGTGGAGCGCACGTTCAACCGCATCACGGTGGACGGCGACATGAGCACCAACGACACCGTGCTTGCGCTGGCCAACGGCGCATCCGGCGGAAGTTCGATCAAATCCGGCTCGCCCGAATACATGCTCTTCGTCGAGGCCCTCGGCGAGGTCTGCCTGCGGCTGGCGCACATGATTGTCGAGGACGGTGAAGGCGTGTCGAAGTTTGTCACCGTCCAGGTGCGCGGGGCCTCCAGCCTGCAGGCCGCTCGCAAAGTCGCCGAGGCGGTCGCCAACTCGGTGCTCGTCAAATGTGCCTGGGCCGGCAACGACCCGAACTGGGGCCGCATCCTCGACGCCGCCGGTTACAGCGGCGTGCGCATCCGCGAGGAGCTGGTGGACATTTATTACGACGGCGTGGCCGCGGTCCGCGGAGGAACGGCGGCGCCGACACCCAAGGAAAAACTCGTCGAGGCGGTTTCGCGCAAAAAATTCACCGTCACCGTCGATCTCCACCAAGGACGCGCCTTCTACACGGTTTACACCACCGACCTGACGGAGAAATTCGTCGAACTCAATCTCAGCGAGTGA
- the argB gene encoding acetylglutamate kinase, which yields MSLADAHLRAATLIEALPFMQTFRGRTFVIKYGGSAMESDEAVERLLRDVVFLEAVGVNPVLVHGGGKAISARMREAGLAARFVNGLRVTDEDSVRIVEDVLDREVNPRLVSAIGEFGGRARGFSGRDVLRAEKLPPVENEKGAAEDIGFVGRVTGVETAGLESVLHEERVPVVSPVARGADGHTLNVNADEAAAAIAGALRADKLIFLSDVPGIMRDRDDPSSLIATVRIDQVDGLIRQKVLEGGMIPKVQGAVAALRKGVGKTHMIDGRLPHALLLEIFTNEGVGTEIVA from the coding sequence ATGAGTCTCGCCGACGCCCATCTCCGCGCCGCCACTCTGATCGAGGCGCTCCCGTTCATGCAGACGTTCCGCGGGCGAACGTTTGTCATAAAATACGGCGGCAGCGCGATGGAAAGCGACGAGGCGGTAGAGCGCCTTTTGCGCGACGTGGTTTTTCTCGAAGCCGTGGGGGTGAATCCCGTGCTTGTCCACGGCGGCGGCAAAGCAATCAGCGCGCGCATGCGCGAGGCGGGCCTGGCTGCGCGGTTCGTCAACGGCCTGCGCGTGACCGACGAGGATTCGGTCCGCATCGTCGAGGACGTGCTCGACCGCGAGGTCAACCCGCGTCTTGTCTCTGCGATCGGCGAGTTCGGGGGGCGGGCGAGGGGATTTTCCGGCCGTGATGTGCTGCGTGCGGAGAAATTGCCGCCGGTCGAAAACGAGAAGGGCGCGGCCGAGGATATCGGTTTCGTCGGGCGCGTGACCGGGGTCGAGACGGCCGGCTTGGAAAGTGTGCTGCACGAGGAGCGCGTGCCCGTTGTTTCGCCGGTTGCCCGGGGGGCCGACGGCCACACGCTCAACGTGAATGCCGACGAGGCCGCCGCCGCCATCGCGGGAGCGCTGCGGGCGGACAAGCTGATTTTTCTCAGCGACGTGCCCGGGATCATGCGCGATCGCGATGATCCCTCCTCGCTCATCGCCACCGTGCGGATCGACCAGGTGGATGGTCTCATCCGCCAGAAGGTTCTCGAGGGCGGGATGATTCCCAAGGTGCAGGGTGCGGTGGCGGCGCTGCGCAAGGGCGTGGGCAAGACGCATATGATTGACGGGCGTCTTCCCCATGCTTTGTTGTTGGAAATTTTCACCAATGAGGGCGTCGGCACTGAAATCGTGGCTTAG
- a CDS encoding squalene synthase HpnD produces MRRRGVNPLSPPARLDGGCVVRASGSSFAPAFRLLPPERRSDLETLYAFCRAADDIADHGDHDLNTRREALEEWRAAFLDPGLHGAPEDLRSMMQRRKLAPGLFVELLDGIATDLHSPVRMNARADLDLYCHRVAGVVGLLCLPIFGADSARCRDYAETLGRALQYTNILRDTASDLKRGRIYYPLDELTASGLDDGSFMRDDGKRRDYLETFAAGAAELFTIASDQLPAADRRALRPARMMAAVYAKLLRKMRVDGLRVTEQRYRLTSAEKITALAEVMLGRQ; encoded by the coding sequence TTGCGCCGTCGCGGCGTGAACCCGCTGTCGCCACCTGCACGGCTCGACGGCGGCTGCGTCGTCCGCGCGAGCGGATCGAGTTTCGCCCCGGCTTTCCGACTGCTGCCGCCGGAGCGCAGAAGCGATCTGGAGACGCTTTACGCTTTCTGCCGGGCGGCGGATGACATCGCGGACCACGGCGACCACGACCTCAACACGCGCCGCGAAGCGCTGGAGGAATGGCGCGCGGCTTTCCTCGACCCCGGGCTGCATGGAGCGCCGGAGGATTTGCGGTCGATGATGCAGCGACGCAAACTCGCGCCTGGCCTGTTTGTCGAACTACTCGACGGCATCGCAACGGATCTCCATTCCCCCGTTCGCATGAACGCGCGGGCAGACTTGGATCTTTACTGCCACCGGGTTGCCGGCGTCGTCGGCCTGCTTTGCCTTCCGATCTTCGGGGCCGACAGCGCACGCTGCAGGGACTACGCGGAGACCTTGGGCCGCGCGCTGCAATACACGAACATCCTGCGCGACACGGCGTCGGACCTGAAACGCGGCCGGATTTACTATCCGCTGGATGAGTTGACGGCGTCGGGTCTCGATGACGGGAGTTTCATGCGCGACGATGGAAAGCGACGCGACTATCTCGAAACTTTCGCCGCCGGGGCGGCGGAACTTTTCACCATTGCATCGGACCAGTTGCCGGCGGCGGATCGCAGGGCTTTGCGTCCGGCCCGGATGATGGCCGCGGTTTACGCGAAGCTGCTGCGCAAAATGCGGGTCGACGGGTTGCGCGTGACCGAACAGCGCTACCGCCTGACGTCCGCGGAAAAAATCACCGCACTGGCCGAAGTCATGCTCGGCCGTCAGTAG